CAGAAAGCTGTCAGCAAAAGGTTTATTATCGATTAAGGTTTAAGACGCGCCGTTAATTAGAAACAAAAACGCGGGCGGCCAGGGGAAGCCGCCCGCGCTGCTCCTGATAAGATTAGGAGCTGTAGTACATATCGAATTCGACCGGATGCGGAGCGGTGCGGAAGCGGTCCCACTCTTCCATCTTGAGGCCGATATAGGAGTCGATCATGTCGGCGGTGAACACGCCGCCCGCCAGCAGGAACTGATGATCGGCATCCAGCGCGTCGAGGGCTTCTTCCAGCGAGCCGCAAACCGTCGGCACCTGGGAGAGCTGGGCCGCCGGCAAGTCGTACAGATTCATGTCCATCGGATCGCCGGGATGAATCTTGTTCTTGATGCCGTCGAGGCCTGCCATCAGCATCGCCGCGTAGGCGAGGTAGGGGTTGGCGGTCGGGTCGGGGAAACGCACTTCGACGCGCTTGGCGTTCTTGCTGTTGCCGTAGGGAATGCGGCATGAGGCCGAACGATTGCGCGAGGAATAAGCCAGCAGCACCGGCGCTTCGTAGCCCGGCACCAGCCGCTTGTAGCTATTGGTGGTCGGGTTGGTGATCGCGTTCAGCGCCTTGGCGTGCTTGATGATGCCGCCGATATAGTACAGCGCCATTTCCGACAGGCCGGCATATTTGTCGCCCGCGAATTGCGGCTTGCCGTCCTTCCAGAGCGATTGATGCACATGCATGCCCGATCCGTTGTCGCCGAAGACGGGCTTGGGCATGAAGGTGGCGCTCTTGCCGTAGTTATGGGCGACGTTATGGATCACGTATTTGTAGATTTGCATGTTGTCGCCGCACTTGGTCACGGTATCGAACTTGATGCCGAGCTCGTGCTGCGCGGAGGCGACTTCATGGTGATGCTTTTCGACTTCGATGCCCATGTCCTTCATGGTGCTCAGCATTTCGCCGCGCAAATCCTGGCCGCTGTCGATCGGCGCGACGGGGAAATAGCCGCCCTTGACGCGCGGGCGATGGCCGAGATTGCCTTCCGGATATTCGCGGCCGGTGTTGTAGGGGTCTTCCTCGGAATCGACCTGATAGAAGCTGCGGCCCGGGCTGACGCGGAAACGCACGTCGTCGAAAATGAAGAACTCGGCTTCGGGGCCGAAGAACGCCTTGTCGCCGGCACCGGAGCTTATGACATATTGCTCGGCCTTCTTCGCGATCCCGCGCGGGCAGCGATCATAAGGCTGATTGGTTTCGGGCTCATAGACATCGCAGAACACGCCTACCGTCGGCTGCGCGAAGAAAGG
This genomic interval from Alphaproteobacteria bacterium contains the following:
- the glnA gene encoding type I glutamate--ammonia ligase, which encodes MANKLLDLIKEHDAKFIDLRFTDPRGKMQHTTQHVDTLCTEAAVEEGIMFDGSSIAGWKTIDKSDMLLKLDSATAVLDPFFAQPTVGVFCDVYEPETNQPYDRCPRGIAKKAEQYVISSGAGDKAFFGPEAEFFIFDDVRFRVSPGRSFYQVDSEEDPYNTGREYPEGNLGHRPRVKGGYFPVAPIDSGQDLRGEMLSTMKDMGIEVEKHHHEVASAQHELGIKFDTVTKCGDNMQIYKYVIHNVAHNYGKSATFMPKPVFGDNGSGMHVHQSLWKDGKPQFAGDKYAGLSEMALYYIGGIIKHAKALNAITNPTTNSYKRLVPGYEAPVLLAYSSRNRSASCRIPYGNSKNAKRVEVRFPDPTANPYLAYAAMLMAGLDGIKNKIHPGDPMDMNLYDLPAAQLSQVPTVCGSLEEALDALDADHQFLLAGGVFTADMIDSYIGLKMEEWDRFRTAPHPVEFDMYYSS